ACCGCTGAGCGGCCTCGCGAGACTGGGCAATCAGGCGCTTGGATCGCTCTTCTTTGACGCTATCCTGAACGCTATCGGCCATGTCCGCAGCGGGCGTGCCCGGTCTGGGCGAAAATCGAAAGGCGTGCGTGCGGCAAAACTGGGCTTCTTCGACCACTCTTATCGTGTTCTGGAAGGCCGCTTCGTCTTCTCCCGGAAACCCGACCATGATGTCGGTACTGATCGAAAAATCGGGGATTCTGCGGCGCAGGCGGCTGCACAATTCAAGATAGAACGGCTGATCGTAGGGTCGATTCATTCGGCCCAACACGCCGGTATCTCCGCTCTGCAGAGGGATATGTAGGTGAGGGCAAAGCTTCGGATTTTCTGCGATCAGATCGATCAATTCCTCGGTGATTAGGGTCGGCTCTATCGAGCTGATTCGAATTCGCTCGATGCCGGGGATCTCGGCTAATAGGCGGATCAAACCAGTCAGGTCGGGGCCACTGCTGCCATTGTGCGGACCATAATCGCCGATCAACACGCCGGTAAGCACCAACTCCTTGTAGCCGAGAGCCGCCATTTGGCGTGCCTCTTCCAAAAGTTCGGCGAACGGCAGGCTTTGCATGACAGGGCGCGTAAAAGGTATCGAGCAAAACGCGCAATGGACGCTGCAACCGTCCTGGACCTTTAGCACGGCGCGATGGCGCGATGGTGTTCGATACAACGGCTCTTCGCGCGCTTGCAGATTCTCGGCAAGCTGGGGATACTCGGCCAACACGCGGTCGAGAGTCTTGAGCTTTTCGGGGTTGGGCACGACGAGCGACGCTTCGGGCAAGCTCTCGCCTCGGATGAGAGCGAACTGGCCATAGCAACCGGTCAGCACCACCTTCGCCTCTGGATTGGCGCGGGCGGCGCGTCGAACGGTCTGCCGCGACTTCGCCTCGGCTTGCTGGGTTACAGAGCAACTGTTGATGACATAGATGTCGGCGGGCTGGTCGAACGGCACAATATCGAACCCCCTCTCCTCGAAAGAGGCGAGGATTCGCTGCGTCTCGTACTGATTGACCTTGCATCCAAGGGTTGTGAAAGCCGCGGTCGGCACGGCGCAATTGTACCAAACGCTAAGCGGCCTTGGCGCCGTACTGCTCCTGGATCACTTCGTCCAGCGGCCCGCCGCACAATATCGCTCGCTCGACCCCTGCTTGGGGCAGGCCTCCGACCAGTTCGATGTCGGGGCAGTCTTCGGCGTCGATCCCCTGTTCGGCAAACCAGGCTCCAAGCGTCTGAATGTCGGCATCTGGGTCGAACGAGAGCAGTTGAAGCGCTGCCGGACGTTCGTTCGCGGTTAGGTAGCTCAGCACGACCGACTGCCAACTTTCAGGGCTCTTCCAATCAGGCGCGGCGAACCATGTAGGCTTGACGCTCAGAATCGCGCTGTAAGCGTTCATCGTGGCCTGGGCGCTCTTTTCCCAAGAGTACCGATCTCGGATCAGTCTCTTGCGAGCTTCGCGTTTGGGATCGTCGGGCGCTTCGGCGAGAGCTTGCTCTATCGCCGTGCGGATAGAGGATGGGTCTTGCGGGTCGCAGACATAGGCCAGTTCGCCCAAGTACTCCTCTTCGGCGCCACGGTTGCCCACGACGACCGGCGTTCCAAACGAGGCGGCTTCCAGGTTGACCAGGCCGGGGGTCTCGGACCAACTGGGCAGCGCGTGAACCTTAGCCGCGGCATAGGCCGACGCTAGCATGTCCGGCGCCAGTTCGCCTACAAAATGGACCTTGTCGCCCGCCCACTTCTTACAAAGCTGAGCATAATCGGGGTCGGATTCCTTGCCCGATATGACGAGCGGTATGTCGGTGTCGCGCAGCGCCCAGATCAGCATCGATTGGTTCTTGTTCGGTTCGATTCTCGCCGCGCACAGCACAAAGTTGGTAACTCCAAACCGGTCCGTAAATGCTTTGGGATCGGCATTTTGGAGCCATTGCAGATCGACGGCGTTGGGAACGACCTGATAAGGCTTGTTGATCGACCCGAGGGCGCCGCGCAACTGCTCGGCTTCTGTTTCAGCGTTGGGCAACAGTACGCTGGCCGATTCGACAACGGCGCGCTGAAAGTCGCGAATCTGCCGAGGCTCCTCGATCGGGCTCAGTTGCGCATCGAATTGTCCATCAAGCCAGGCTGTTAATGCATTGCCAAGCTGATCTGGATCATCGAGCGCAAAAATCTGCCTCTTTGCAGCGTCGGCTCGGGCCAGCTCGGTGTAATTCCAAAAGATGGTCGAAAGAGCGACGGGTTTGTTCAGATTCTGAAGCAGTTCCAACTTTTCCGGGTGAAACGTGCTGAACAGATGCACCAGATCGTACTCTTCGACCGGCAGCTTGAGGGCGATCGAAACGTCGGCCAGACAGCCATGTTCGCGCAAGGCGCGGAGGGTAGCGAACATCTGAGTCTCGCCGCCGCCCATCATGTTCAAAGCGTTCGCATGAGGCACAAAGAGCGCGCGCATCTTGGGCTTAAACCGCTCGCTGCGCCAGCCGAACGCGTAAAGTCCGTCCGTTCCCGCATCCAGCAGATGGGCGGTCGACTCGAAATCGGCCCGCTGCGCAGGATCCGAGATCGATCGGATAAAGAAGTCGTTGCCCCCAAGCC
This genomic window from Armatimonadota bacterium contains:
- the mtaB gene encoding tRNA (N(6)-L-threonylcarbamoyladenosine(37)-C(2))-methylthiotransferase MtaB; amino-acid sequence: MPTAAFTTLGCKVNQYETQRILASFEERGFDIVPFDQPADIYVINSCSVTQQAEAKSRQTVRRAARANPEAKVVLTGCYGQFALIRGESLPEASLVVPNPEKLKTLDRVLAEYPQLAENLQAREEPLYRTPSRHRAVLKVQDGCSVHCAFCSIPFTRPVMQSLPFAELLEEARQMAALGYKELVLTGVLIGDYGPHNGSSGPDLTGLIRLLAEIPGIERIRISSIEPTLITEELIDLIAENPKLCPHLHIPLQSGDTGVLGRMNRPYDQPFYLELCSRLRRRIPDFSISTDIMVGFPGEDEAAFQNTIRVVEEAQFCRTHAFRFSPRPGTPAADMADSVQDSVKEERSKRLIAQSREAAQRYNARFLGREERLLVETRSKRSGLLSGTSDHYLQIEAPGADAYLGRSAMAVIRETSADGCVGEIVSLV